ATCGCCATAGTCTTCTCCGTATTTGAAACTGCAATTTATTTCAGACATAAAATTATAGCCATTATACTGGATTTACCAGCTTGATTTAGTAACGCCTGGCAGCTGGCCCAGCGATGCGAGATTTCTAAAACAGATACGGCAAGTTCCGAATCTGCGCATATAAGCCCTGGGCCGACCACAAATCTGGCACCTGCTATATCCCCGAACCGAGAACTTAGGCTTTCTTTTTGCCTTTTCGATCATTGCTGTTTTAGCCAAAACATCCTCCTTTATGATTCAAGCCGGCAATGTTGCGCCAGCACCGCTCATTAATTTCGGAACGGCATTCCAAGAAGTTTCAAAAGCTCTTTTGCCTCTGCGTCCGTCTTTGCAGTCGTCACAACGGTAATATTGAAGCCTTTGATTTTTTCTATCTTATCGTAATCAATTTCAGGGAAAATTATATGTTCCCTTATACCTAATGTATAGTTGCCTCTACCGTCGAATCCCTTACCTGATACGCCCTTAAAATCACGTACACGGGGCAGAGATATATTAATAAGTCTGTATAGAAAATTATACATCCTATCTCTGCGGAGCGTGACAGAGCACCCGATAGGCATTCCTTCACGAAGCTTGAACGCCGCAATTGACTTTTTGGCTCTCGTAACAACTGGTTTCTGGCCAGCTATCAGCATGAGCTCATCAGCTGCTGCATCAATTATTTTGTTATTGTTTACCGCTTCTCCAAGGCCCATATTCAGAACAACTTTAGTGATCTTGGGCACTTCGTTGATATTCTTATATTTATAAGTATCAACAAGTTTTGGAATTATTTCTTCATCATATACTTTTTTTAGTTCTGACATGATCATCCTCCGGCAAACGCTCGAAAGCGGTCATTCTATCCGTCGATAAGTTCATTGCATTTACCGCACATCCGAACTTTCTTACCGTCATCGAGTATGCGCATTTTAGCTTTCATGGCAGACATGCAATGATTGCACATGAGCATCACATTGGAAAGATGAATCGGTGCCTCTTTATCAATTATTCCGCCTTGTCTGTTCTGAGCGTTTGGCTTAACGTGTCTTTTTACTATGTTTACATTCTCGACAATAACCCGGTTGTCCTTGCGGATAACACTGAGAACCTTGCCGATTTTACCATTGTCTTTACCGGCAATTATCTTGACTTTATCGTCTTTTTTGATGCAAGTTTTATAAGCTTCCATTGTTCATTTCTCCGCCGAATGAAATCTACAGCACTTCGGGCGCCAGAGACACAATTTTTGTAAAACGCTTTGCGCGGAGTTCCCTTGCCACAGGCCCGAAGATACGCGTGCCGATGGGCTCACGGTTTGCGTTTATAAGAACCGCCGAGTTGTCATCAAAGCGTATCACAGAACCATCAGGTCTCGACACAGAATGCTTTGTACGCACAACGACAGCTTTTGCCACATCGCCTTTCTTTACTTTTGAATTCGGCAAAGCTTCTTTCACGGAAACTACAATTATGTCGCCAACAGTTGCGTATCGTCTCTTGGTTCCACCGAGAACCTTAATGCAATACACTTCCTTGGCACCTGAATTATCTGCCACCGTCAGTCGGGTTTCTGTCTGTATCATTTCCGTATTCCTTATCTAAAAATCAAGCAGCCTTCTCAACGATCTGACTTACCCGCCATCTTTTAGTTTTGCTTAAAGGTCTGGACTCTATGATTACTACCTTGTCGCCTACCTGGCAAGAATTCTGCTCGTCATGCGCTGCGAATCTTTTATAGCGCTTGACAAACTTCTTGTAGAGAGGATGCTTTACCGTTCTTTCCACAAGGACGACGACAGATTTTTCCATCTTGTCGCTCACGACAGTACCGAGCAACTGCCTTTTCATCCCTCTTTCTTTCATATTGCCACCATAATCTTTAATTTTTGAGTTCGACTTCACGCATAATTGTATTTATGCGGGCTATATCGCGCTTAGCAGCTCCAAGCAATCTGTCATTCTCAAGCTGTCCGATACTTTTCTGAAATCTCAGTGTGAAGTGTTTCTCTTTCAGCTCGTTAACCTTGGCAGCCATTTCCTCTAAAGTAAGCTCTCTTATCTCTTTAGATTTCATTATATTTCTCCCCTTTCGACAAATCTCGTTTTGAGAGGGAGTTTATGCGACGCCAATCTAAAAGCTTCCATGGCCACTTCTTTTGAAACCCCTTCCATCTCGTAAAGGATTCTGCCGGGTTTTATTACTGCAACCCATGAATCATGAGGCCCTTTACCTTTACCCATACGAACTTCAGCTGGTTTTTTTGTTATGGGCTTGTCAGGGAAAATTCTGATCCACATTTTACCGCCACGTTTAGCAAATCTTGTCATTGCAATACGAGCAGCTTCAATCTGGCGTGAATTTATATATCCGCATTCAACCGCCTGCAGAGCGAACTCGCCAAAAGCGACTGTTGCACCTCTGGTAGCCTGCCCAGTCATACGACCACGCATCTGCTTGCGGAATTTTACCTTTTTAGGACTCAGCATTACTTCTTCTCCTTAATCCTAATTACCGGCGGCTGCAAGAGCTGGAGAATCTTTCTTGAGAACTTCACCATTGAAAACAAAAACCTTAATACCAATAAGACCGTATGTGGTTTTTGCCTCAGCGAATCCGTAGTCTATATCCGCTCTTAGTGTATGCAGAGGTACTCTTCCTTCTCTGTACCATTCGGTACGCGCCATTTCAGCACCGGCAAGTCGTCCTGAGCATATTATCTTAACGCCCTGTGCACCGAAACGCATTGCAGACGAAACGCCTCTCTTCATTGCACGCCTGAAAGCTGTTCTTTTCATAAGCTGCAATGCTACGTTTTCTGCAATTAGCTGTGCATCAGCTTCTGGCTTTCTGATTTCCTGAATATCAATCAGAACGTCCTGAGTAGTTAGCTTGCTTATTTCATCTTTAAGCTGGGCAATTTCAGTTCCCTTTTTACCAATGACTATACCTGGCCTGGCTGTAAAGATACGCAGCTTGATGCGCTTTGAAGAGCGTTCAATTTCTACTTTTGAAACGCCCGCATGGGATAGACGCTCTTTAACAAATTTCCTTATCCGAATATCCTCAAGGATATAATTCGAATAATTCTTCTTATCGGCGTACCAGCGGGAATCCCACGTTCTGATTACCCCTATTCTCAATCCAACAGGATTTACCTTCTGGCCCAAGCTTCGGTCCTCCTTTAAGCCATATCATCAGCAACAGTGATGGTAATGTGACTTGTGCGTTTAAGTATCCTTGCGCCTCTGCCGCGAGCTCTGGCCCGGAATCTTTTCAGCATTGGCCCCTGATCTACCACGATATTCTTAACAATCAGCGAATCAATATCGAGATTGTTATTATTCTCCGCATTGGCGATGGCAGAACGCAAAATCTTCTCAAGTAGAGTTGCAGCCTTCTGGGGCATGAACTTCAATGTATCAAGTCCGGCACCAACTGGCTTACCCTTAACTGTTCCAAGAACTTTGCGGACTTTCTGAGGAGAAATGCGCACATATCGAGCTACAGCTTTAACCTCCATATCCACACCTTTATTTCTTCAGTTTCGATTTCTTATCGGCTGCATGGCCGTAGTAGGTGCGCGTCGGAGCAAACTCACCGAGCTTATGACCCACCATATTTTCTGTCACAAAGACAGGGATGAATTTCTTTCCGTTATGCACTGCCATTGTGGCACCAACCATTTCAGGCAGTATGGTCGAACGTCTCGACCAAGTCTTTATTACTTTATTGCTTCTATTGTCATTTGCCGCTAGAACCTTTTGCATCAGCTTTTGGTCAACAAAAGGACCTTTCTTTAACGACCGAGGCATGTCTACTCCTGCTTGTGACTTCGCCGCAAGCGGCTCTCTTGTTAGTTGTTATTTAGTCCGACGCTTTACTATAAAACGATCAGTAGCCTTGTTATTTCTGGTCTTACTGCCCTTGGTAGGTTTACCCCAAGGAGAACAAGGATGACGGCCACCGGAAGATCTACCTTCACCACCACCCATAGGATGGTCAACCGGGTTCATAGCAACACCGCGTACGCTCGGACGTACCCCAAGCCAACGAGTTCTACCTGCTTTACCTATACTAATATTTTCATGGTCTTTATTGCCAAGCTGACCAATGGTTGCACGGCATTTAAGATTGACCATTCTTACTTCACTTGATGGCAACTTTACAAGAGCATATTCAGTTTCTTTTGCCATAAGCTGGGCATAAGCTCCAGCACTACGAACAATCTGACCGCCCTTACCGCTCTTAAGTTCAATATTATGTATCAAAGTACCTAAAGGTATCTTTTCAAGAGGCAGCGTATTACCAAGTTTAATATCTACTGAAGGACCTGATTCAACAACATCACCAACCTTCAAGGCAAATGGAGCAAGTATATAACGCTTTTCACCATCTGCATAATTCAGAAGGGCAATACGCGCTGAACGATTTGGATCATACTCTATTGTGGCAACTTTTGCTGGAACTCCGTCTTTATCACGTTTAAAATCGATGATTCTATAGTGACGACGGTTTCCGCCTCCCTTGTGACGGCAGGTAATTCTACCATTTACATTTCTTCCGCCGGTTTTCTTCAATGTGCTGAGGAGACTTTTTTCCGGCTGATCAGTCGTAATATCATCAAAAGCCGAATATTCCTGAAAACGCCGGCCTGGCGATGTCGCCTTTACTCTCTTAATAGCCATAGTTTACTCCCAGTTTAAACACCCTCAAAAATATCTATTCGCTCACCCGGCATGAGCGTCACGACAGCTTTTTTCCAGTCTCTTCGCTTACCAAGTATTCGGCCTCTCTGTTTGCGCTTACCCTTTACCTGGATAGTGCGTACATCCTTGACCTTTACCTTGAAAATCTGCTCAACGCTCTTTTTGATCACAATCCGGTTGGCTCCACAATCAACTTCAAAACTTACCTGATTAAAATCTTCCTTCAGGATATTTGTTTTTTCAGTGTTGAGTGGTCTCTTTATAATGTCATAAGCATTCATTCGGAAAGCCTCCCTTCTATACCTGAAACCGAAGGCTCAAGAAGCAATAGGCTCTGGTATTTAAGAACATCATAAACGTTAAGGCCTTCAGTCCTCATAACCTTGACGCTGGCAACATTGCGTGATGAAAGCTCGAGATTCTCATTTTCACCTGAAGTTACTATAAGCACATTTTCAAGCTTCAGTGCATTCATTACATCCAGAAACTTCTTGGTCTTGGGAGTATCAAAATCCATGCTGTTCAGAACAATAAGTTCCTTGTCCTGAAATTTGCTGCTTAGAGCCATTTTCAGTGCAAGACGGCGAACCTTCTTTGGAACACTGTAAGCATAAGACTTTGGTTTAGGACCAAAAACAACACCACCGCCACGCATAACCGGCGACTTTATATCGCCACGTCTTGCCCTGCCAGTTCCCTTCTGGCGGTAAAGCTTGCGGGTGCTGCCTTTAACATCCGAACGCCTTTTTACTGAGGCCGTACCTGCACGTCTGCATGCAAGCTGCATCTTAACCACTTCGTGAAGAACCTCGGACTTGACTTCAATGTTGAAAATGCTGTCCGAAAGATCAATCTGAGAGACCTTATCCCCAGCCATATTCTGAACATCAACGACAGCCATACTAACCCTCGTAAAAATAATTAACGGGCCAAAAACCCGAAAATATTAGTTAACCTTTTTTATTTCAACTATACCCATATTATGGCCAGGAACTGCTCCCTTAACCAGGATAACGTTGTATTCAGGACGGATATCCATAACTACAAGATTTTTAACAGTAGTACGGTCAACTCCAAAACGACCAGGCATTTTCTTGCCCTTGATTACCTTACCAGGCCAGGTTGCACAACCAATTGAACCTGGTTCTCTAACATTACGGCAACCGTGGGTTTCTGGACCTCTTGTGAATCCATGCCTTTTGATTGTACCTGAAAAGCCCCTGCCCTTGCTCAAGCCACTAACAACCAATTTTTCACCAACGGCAAAAATATCGGCTGTCAGAGCCTGCCCAAGTTTGTAATCCGCAGGATTATCGATACGGAATTCCTTGAGAGCTGAATAAAAAGTTCCACCGCTTTTCTCAAAATGGCCCTGAAGAGGTTTGGTTGTTTTTTTTGCTTTCTTTTCACCAAAACCTATCTGAATAGCTTCATAACCATCTTTTTCATTTGTCTTTATCTGGGTTACTACGCAGGGGCCTACCTCAAGGACGGTTACAGGAACCAACCTTCCATCTGAGGTAAACAGACTGGTCATACCCAGTTTTTTGCCAATCATACCTTTACTCATGGCGCCTAAATCCTCACCTACAGTTTGATCTCAACATCAACACCGGGAGACAGGTCTAGCTTCATCAGAGCATCTACTGTCTGCTGATTTGGCTCAATTATATCAATCAGTCGCTTATGCGTTCTGATTTCAAACTGCTCCCTTGACTTTTTGTCTATATGCGGCGAGCGCAGTACACAAAACTTATTAATTCTAGTTGGCAAGGGTATTGGACCAACTATTTTAGCCCCCGCCTTTTTTGCCGTATCCACAATATCCAGAGCAGCCTGGTCCAGGAGCTTGTGGTCATAAGCCCGGAGTCTTATTCTAATTTTGGTGTTCATCATAGCCTAAAACCCAAATTGCTAACGTTATTATGATTAAAACCACATCCGTCAGGCAGCCTTATAGAGCTGCGGATTGATGAAAGCCGTACAATCCGGTCCGCTCATACCTGCAGAACCTCAATACTTTTCAGCACAAGAGGGCCCTGACGGATGGATCACCAACCGCCAATGCCCTTCACGGCTATTCAATTCCGACATGCGTTAAAAGACTGCCGGATAAATTAACTACCAGCGGTAATGAGCGAATGCCTTGTTAGCTTCGGCCATCTTATGGGTGTCCTCACGCTTTTTAACCGCTGATCCACGGTTATTATACGCATCAAGGAATTCTCCCGCCAGCTTGTTAGCCATACTCTTCTCACCACGCTTTTGTGAATACGTGATAATCCAACGAATAGCAAGCGCTGTTCTTCTGTTCGGACGAACTTCAGTTGGCACCTGATATGTTGAACCACCGACTCTGCGCGATTTAACTTCAACATGTGGGCGAACGTTTTCCATAGCCTTTTCAAAGACCTGAAGCGGAGACTCACCGGTTTTCTGGTTAAGTATTTCCAATGCGCCGTACACAATCGACTCTGCGACACTTTTTTTCCCGTCATTCATTATACAGCTGACAAACTTTGAAACAAGCCTGCTGTTGTATCTTGAATCAGGAACAACTTCTCTTTTTGGAACTTCTCTACGTCTTGGCATAATTCACACCATCTCTAAGCATAAGCAGTATTACTTGGGTTTTTTCGCGCCGTATTTAGACCTGCTTTTCCTGCGATCTGCAACACCCAAAGTATCCAAAGCACCACGTACAATTGTATAACGAACACCTGGTAAGTCCTTTACACGACCACCGCGCACGAGCACAACTGAGTGTTCCTGAAGATTGTGACCAATACCAGGAATATATGCAGTCACTTCCATTCCTGTGGTCAATCTGACTCTCGCTACTTTACGTAACGCTGAGTTTGGTTTTTTAGGCGTCGTAGTATAAACGCGAGTACATACTCCACGTTTTTGAGGGCCGCCTTTGAGAGCCGGAGTATTAATCTTAGTCTCGGCTCTCTTTCTACCCTTGCGAACCAACTGGTTAATGGTAGGCATCTTAAGCTCCTTCTAGTAACACCTTTGCGATACCACAATTCGGCAAATGTTTGACCATATATATATTTAGTGATGTTGTCAATAAAGTTATTAAAGCCTAATAATCATTAGCCTCATCAACAACTTCAACCTCTGTACCGTAATAACCAGGAAAGCCAGTGCCTGCAGGAATAAGACGACCCATGATAACATTTTCCTTAAGCCCTTTAAGGTAGTCGGTCTTACCCTTAATCGACGATTCTGTCAAAACCTTTGTTGTTTCCTGGAAAGAAGCAGCAGAAATAAAGCTGTCAGTAGAAAGCGAAGCCTTGGTAATACCCAGGATCAGAGGCTCGCCGTAGGCAGGAGTTCCGCCCTTGTTTATTATCTCCTGATTTATCTCTGCAAATCTTGCACGGTCAATTTGTTCATCAGTAATGAAATCAGTATCACCAGGATCATGGATTTTTACGCGTCTCATCATCTGACGGACAATTACTTCAATATGCTTGTCGTTAATCTTAACTCCCTGAAGTCGGTAAACTTCCTGAACTTCATTAACAAGGTAAGTGGCCAAGGCAACCTCACCCTTGATATTAAGAAGATCCTGAGGGTTTACAGATCCGCCGATGATCTGCTCACCTGCACGGACGTAATCACCATCATAAACATTAATATGTTTACCACGGGGAATCTGGTATTCCTTTTTCTCACCGACATCAACAGGACTAACAACCACTCTCTGCTTTCCTTTAGTACCCTTGGATATTGAAATATATCCGTCGATTTCTGAAAGGATAGCAGTTTCCTTAGGCTTTCTTACTTCAAAAAGTTCAGCAACTCGAGGAAGACCGCCGGTAATATCCTTGGTCTTCATTGTCGCCCTTGGAAGCTTTGCAATAACGTCACCGGCTTTTACAGTGTCATGTTCATCAACAAGAAGAATTGCTCCGACCGGAAGTGTATACCGACCAATGGTTGTTCCGTCAGTCTCGTCCTTAATTGAAATTCGTGGGCGAACATCAGCTGTAAGTTTCGATTCAACAATGGTTCTACTTGACTTTCCGGTTACAGAGTCGAGTTTTTCCATCATTGTCTTACCTGCAACAATGTCTCCGTATTTTGCAGAACCTGATACTTCGGCTATGATCGGTGTGGTGAAAGGGTCCCAGCTCGCAATAAAATCTCCTGCTTTTACCCTCTGGCCATCCGCGACCTTTAACTGAGCTCCGTAAATAACAGTAAAGCGTTCGAGCTCACGGCCGGTTTCACTCACTATTGTGAGCTCACCACCGCGCCTGTTCATAACGATCTGTTCTTTATGAGCATTTTCGATAATCTTTGCGTCGAGAAACTTGACAGTTCCATCAACACGGGACTTTACATCGGCCTGCTCGACCTTACCGCTGGCAGTACCACCTATATGGAAAGTACGCATCGTAAGCTGGGTACCAGGTTCGCCGATGGATTGAGCAGCAAGTATACCAACTGCCTGACCAATCTCGACAATCTTTCCATGCGCGAGATCTCGTCCATAGCACTTTGCACAGACACCGTTTTTGGCATTACATGTCAGTACTGATCTGATTTTTACAGTTGTTATTCCGGCATCTTCAATTGACTTGTAATTTTTTTCATCAATCTGTGTTCCGGCCGCGACAATAACCTCGTCAGTGAATGGATCCAGAATGTCTTCAAGCGGGAAGCGTCCTAAAATTCTTTCACCGAGACGCTGAATAATTTCACCGCCTTCGGTCAGTGCTTCAACTTCGATGCCCATGGTTGTTCCACAGTCAATTTCCATGACAGTACAATCCTGGGCAACGTCAGCAAGTCTACGAGTAAGATAACCGGAGTTTGCTGTTTTAAGAGCGGTATCCGCAAGACCTTTTCGGGCACCATGAGTAGATACGAAATACTGTAAAACCGTTAAGCCTTCACGGAAATTTGCGGTGATCGGAGTCTCGATGATCTCGCCCGAAGGCTTGGCCATAAGTCCGCGCATACCAGCTAGCTGGCGCATCTGGTCCTTACTACCTCTCGCGCCTGAGTCAGCCATCATGAATATGGCGTTGAGCCTTGCATTGGCAGGATCAGTAACCTCCCCTGAAATGACAGGAGGCTTTTTCATCGACTCCATCATGGCGTTGGCAATATCATCTGTCGATTTTGCCCAAATATCCACAACCTTATTGTATTTTTCACCTTGGGTAATCAAACCTTCTGTGTACTGTCTGCTTATTTCAGCTACTTTGCCTTCTGACTGACGGATTATTTCCCATTTATTTGCAGGGATGATCATGTCCTTGATGGCAATTGAAAGGCCACCAAGGGTTGATTCTGTATACCCGAGGTCTTTAAGCCTGTCTGCAAGTATAACAGTATTTTTTGCGCCTATGTTTCTGTAGGCATAGTCGACAAGATCTCTGAGCGCGCCTTTGTCCATGACCTTATTGATCATCTTGAAAGGGATATTGCTTTCGCGCCCTGTTATTTCAAAAATATAGGCAAAATCACGGCCATTTACCACAGGGGAATAATGTCCATTTTGAACTGATGGTATCTTCCTTAATGCGTCCTGGGTAAGATTGAAAAAGCTTTCAAGCTCATCTATACAGAGAGATCCATTTCTATCACTGGTGAGTCCTCTTCCTGATCCTGCATATTTAGATGCAATATCCTGGATGGCGGCGCCTGCTTGCAGTTCCTCATAAGCAGCGGCCATTTCTTCTCTGTTTCCTGATATGATATGTCCGATTGAATATATTTCTTCAATTGGCATTACTTCCCAGAAGAGAATTCTTCCAACTGTTGTCTCGACTCGTTTGCCTGCCATGCGAACTGTAATTTTTGCATGTCTGCTAACAGCGCCTGCGTCAAAAGCCGAGCGGACCTCGTCAGTACTTGAAAATACCTTTCCTTCGCCTTGTGCGCCTTTAATACTCTGGGTCAGATAGTACAATCCAAGTACTATATCCTGGGTTGGCACGATAACTGGGCTGCCGTTCGCAGGAGACAGAGTATTGTTACTTGCAAGCATCAAAACCCTTGCTTCTATCTGCGCCTCAACTGAAAGCGGAAGGTGAACTGCCATCTGGTCACCGTCAAAGTCGGCGTTAAAAGCCGTACAGACCAGAGGGTGAAGCTGAATAGCCTTTCCTTCTATAAGAACTGGCTCAAAAGACTGTATACCAAGTCTGTGAAGAGTTGGTGCTCGATTCAGAAGCACGGGATATTCACGTACAACTTCATCAAGGGTATCCCAAACTTCCGGAGTCTCCTTCTCAACCATCTTTTTTGCGCTCTTGACAGTTGAAACCAGACCTTTCTGCTCAAGATGATGATAGACAAATGGTTTGAATAGCTCCAAAGCCATTTTCTTGGGCAAGCCACACTGATGAAGTCTCAGTTTAGGACCAACAACAATAACGGTACGACCTGAATAGTCGACGCGCTTTCCAAGAAGGTTCTGACGGAAACGACCCTGCTTGCCTTTAAGAGTATCACTCAATGATTTGAGCGGACGTTTATTGGTTCCGGTTACAACCCTGCCATGTCGACCATTATCGAAAAGAACGTCGACAGCTTCCTGAAGCATTCTTTTTTCATTTCTGACGATGATATCCGGTGCACGCAGTTCCATAAGTCTTTTCAGACGGTTATTTCTGTTTATAACCCTGCGGTAAAGATCATTAAGATCCGATGTTGCAAAGCGACCGCCTTCAAGCGGTACAAGAGGTCTTAGATCCGGAGGAAGTACAGGGATACATTCCATTATCATCCAGGCAGGACTGATTCCTGAAGTACGGAACGCATCCAATATTCTGAGACGCTTAGCCAGTTTCTGTTTTTTAGCCACAGAAGTTGTATTATGAAGTTCTTCTCTAAGCTCTATATAAAGAGTCTCGAGATCAAGCTCTTCAAGAAGTTTTTTTACAGCTTCGGCACCAATTCCTGCATCAAATTTTGTACCATAAAGGTCAAGAGCTTCACGATACTTGTCTTCTGTAAGAAGCTGGTATTTTGTGAGCCCTGTTTCCTTTGGGTCAAGAACTATATAACAGTCAAAATAAAGAACCTTTTCCATGCTCTTCAATGTTAGGTCGAGCAGGTTTCCAATTTTACTCGGAAGACTCTTCAAAAACCATATATGAGCAACAGGGGTAGCCAGCTCAATATGAGCCATGCGATCCCTTCTGACTTTGGACTGAATAACCTCGACACCGCATTTTTCACATACTACACCGCGGTGTTTCATTCTTTTATATTTACCGCAATTACATTCATAGTCTTTGGTCGGGCCAAAGATCTTGGCACAGAACAGACCGTCGCGTTCCGGCTTGAAAGTTCGATAATTAATGGTTTCCGGTTTTGTTATCTCACCGAACGACCATTCCCTTATCTTCTCAGGAGAAGCCAGAGATAACTTGACACCAGTATAGGTTCTTGGGTCAACGGGCTTGGCGAAGAAGTCATAAATAGTATCCAAGACAATCTCCTTATACTTTGCCTTCAATCAAATTTATATCAAGTCCAAGGGCCTGCAATTCCTTGATCAAAACACGGAATGATTCCGGGAGACCTGGCTCCAGAACGTTCTGACCCTTGACTATTTTTTCATACATACGAGTACGACCAGCCATATCATCCGATTTTACAGTGATGAACTCCTGCAATGCATGAGCCGAGCCATATGCTTCCATGGCCCAGACTTCCATTTCACCGAGTCTCTGACCGCCGAACTGGGCCTTACCGCCAAGAGGCTGTTGTGTAACAAGCGAATATGGACCAATTGATCTTGCATGGAGTTTATCATCGACAAGATGATGAAGCTTAAGAATATACATGGTACCAACTGTGATTGGGCCGTCAAAACGATCACCTGTTCTTCCGTCATAAAGCACGGCCTGGCCGGTTGTACTGACACCAGCCTCTGTGAGGAGGTCCTTGATCTTCTCCTCGCTTGCACCGTCAAATACAGGAGTGGCTGTACACACACCGTTTTTGTAAAGCTTGGAAAACTGAACGAGCTCACTTTCTGTCAAGGCATCTATCTCAGCATCAACATTCTGCTCAGGGAATATACGCTTGTATTTTTCCCTCAGCTCCTGATATTTCTTCTCCTCGACCATGGCATTAATCTGGTCACCCAGACATTTTGCGGCGCGACCGAGGTGAATTTCGAGTATCTGGCCGACGTTCATACGAGAAGGAACGCCAAGCGGATTCAGAACCATGTCCACCGTGGTTCCATCTTCAAAATATGGAAGATCTTCCACTGGCAATATGCGAGAAACAACACCCTTGTTCCCGTGGC
Above is a genomic segment from Desulforegula conservatrix Mb1Pa containing:
- the rplW gene encoding 50S ribosomal protein L23, whose amino-acid sequence is MNAYDIIKRPLNTEKTNILKEDFNQVSFEVDCGANRIVIKKSVEQIFKVKVKDVRTIQVKGKRKQRGRILGKRRDWKKAVVTLMPGERIDIFEGV
- the rplE gene encoding 50S ribosomal protein L5 yields the protein MSELKKVYDEEIIPKLVDTYKYKNINEVPKITKVVLNMGLGEAVNNNKIIDAAADELMLIAGQKPVVTRAKKSIAAFKLREGMPIGCSVTLRRDRMYNFLYRLINISLPRVRDFKGVSGKGFDGRGNYTLGIREHIIFPEIDYDKIEKIKGFNITVVTTAKTDAEAKELLKLLGMPFRN
- the rpmC gene encoding 50S ribosomal protein L29, which produces MKSKEIRELTLEEMAAKVNELKEKHFTLRFQKSIGQLENDRLLGAAKRDIARINTIMREVELKN
- the rplB gene encoding 50S ribosomal protein L2, translated to MAIKRVKATSPGRRFQEYSAFDDITTDQPEKSLLSTLKKTGGRNVNGRITCRHKGGGNRRHYRIIDFKRDKDGVPAKVATIEYDPNRSARIALLNYADGEKRYILAPFALKVGDVVESGPSVDIKLGNTLPLEKIPLGTLIHNIELKSGKGGQIVRSAGAYAQLMAKETEYALVKLPSSEVRMVNLKCRATIGQLGNKDHENISIGKAGRTRWLGVRPSVRGVAMNPVDHPMGGGEGRSSGGRHPCSPWGKPTKGSKTRNNKATDRFIVKRRTK
- the rplN gene encoding 50S ribosomal protein L14; protein product: MIQTETRLTVADNSGAKEVYCIKVLGGTKRRYATVGDIIVVSVKEALPNSKVKKGDVAKAVVVRTKHSVSRPDGSVIRFDDNSAVLINANREPIGTRIFGPVARELRAKRFTKIVSLAPEVL
- the rplP gene encoding 50S ribosomal protein L16; protein product: MLSPKKVKFRKQMRGRMTGQATRGATVAFGEFALQAVECGYINSRQIEAARIAMTRFAKRGGKMWIRIFPDKPITKKPAEVRMGKGKGPHDSWVAVIKPGRILYEMEGVSKEVAMEAFRLASHKLPLKTRFVERGEI
- the rpsQ gene encoding 30S ribosomal protein S17; the protein is MKERGMKRQLLGTVVSDKMEKSVVVLVERTVKHPLYKKFVKRYKRFAAHDEQNSCQVGDKVVIIESRPLSKTKRWRVSQIVEKAA
- the rplC gene encoding 50S ribosomal protein L3, producing MSKGMIGKKLGMTSLFTSDGRLVPVTVLEVGPCVVTQIKTNEKDGYEAIQIGFGEKKAKKTTKPLQGHFEKSGGTFYSALKEFRIDNPADYKLGQALTADIFAVGEKLVVSGLSKGRGFSGTIKRHGFTRGPETHGCRNVREPGSIGCATWPGKVIKGKKMPGRFGVDRTTVKNLVVMDIRPEYNVILVKGAVPGHNMGIVEIKKVN
- the rplD gene encoding 50S ribosomal protein L4; protein product: MAVVDVQNMAGDKVSQIDLSDSIFNIEVKSEVLHEVVKMQLACRRAGTASVKRRSDVKGSTRKLYRQKGTGRARRGDIKSPVMRGGGVVFGPKPKSYAYSVPKKVRRLALKMALSSKFQDKELIVLNSMDFDTPKTKKFLDVMNALKLENVLIVTSGENENLELSSRNVASVKVMRTEGLNVYDVLKYQSLLLLEPSVSGIEGRLSE
- the rplX gene encoding 50S ribosomal protein L24, coding for MEAYKTCIKKDDKVKIIAGKDNGKIGKVLSVIRKDNRVIVENVNIVKRHVKPNAQNRQGGIIDKEAPIHLSNVMLMCNHCMSAMKAKMRILDDGKKVRMCGKCNELIDG
- the rpsC gene encoding 30S ribosomal protein S3, which produces MGQKVNPVGLRIGVIRTWDSRWYADKKNYSNYILEDIRIRKFVKERLSHAGVSKVEIERSSKRIKLRIFTARPGIVIGKKGTEIAQLKDEISKLTTQDVLIDIQEIRKPEADAQLIAENVALQLMKRTAFRRAMKRGVSSAMRFGAQGVKIICSGRLAGAEMARTEWYREGRVPLHTLRADIDYGFAEAKTTYGLIGIKVFVFNGEVLKKDSPALAAAGN
- the rpsS gene encoding 30S ribosomal protein S19, whose amino-acid sequence is MPRSLKKGPFVDQKLMQKVLAANDNRSNKVIKTWSRRSTILPEMVGATMAVHNGKKFIPVFVTENMVGHKLGEFAPTRTYYGHAADKKSKLKK
- a CDS encoding type Z 30S ribosomal protein S14 — translated: MAKTAMIEKAKRKPKFSVRGYSRCQICGRPRAYMRRFGTCRICFRNLASLGQLPGVTKSSW
- the rpsJ gene encoding 30S ribosomal protein S10 — its product is MMNTKIRIRLRAYDHKLLDQAALDIVDTAKKAGAKIVGPIPLPTRINKFCVLRSPHIDKKSREQFEIRTHKRLIDIIEPNQQTVDALMKLDLSPGVDVEIKL
- the rplV gene encoding 50S ribosomal protein L22 → MEVKAVARYVRISPQKVRKVLGTVKGKPVGAGLDTLKFMPQKAATLLEKILRSAIANAENNNNLDIDSLIVKNIVVDQGPMLKRFRARARGRGARILKRTSHITITVADDMA